From the genome of Cytobacillus firmus, one region includes:
- the rimP gene encoding ribosome maturation factor RimP → MSKVTETVEQLVTPIVDELNLELVDIEYVKEGKDWFLRVFIDKETGVDIEECGMVSERLSEKLDAEDPIPYNYFLEVSSPGAERPLKKDSDFIKAVGKNVYIKTYEPIDGEKTFEGVLTQFDGETVTVEVKIKTRKKNIEIPYEKVANARLAVVF, encoded by the coding sequence ATGAGCAAAGTGACTGAAACGGTGGAACAACTGGTCACCCCTATTGTGGATGAACTTAATTTAGAATTAGTCGACATTGAATATGTAAAAGAAGGGAAAGACTGGTTCCTTCGCGTATTTATTGATAAAGAAACTGGTGTTGATATCGAGGAATGCGGAATGGTCAGTGAAAGGCTAAGCGAAAAGCTTGATGCTGAAGATCCGATTCCATACAACTATTTCTTGGAAGTTTCATCGCCGGGAGCTGAACGCCCTCTTAAGAAAGACAGTGATTTTATTAAAGCAGTCGGCAAGAATGTTTACATTAAAACATATGAGCCAATTGATGGTGAAAAGACGTTCGAAGGTGTGTTAACCCAATTTGACGGTGAGACCGTTACGGTAGAAGTCAAAATCAAAACAAGGAAGAAAAATATTGAAATTCCTTATGAGAAGGTAGCAAATGCCCGTTTAGCCGTTGTATTTTAA
- the rseP gene encoding RIP metalloprotease RseP has protein sequence MSTVIAFIVIFGALVFFHELGHLIFAKRAGILCREFAIGFGPKVFSFKKDETVYTIRLLPIGGFVRMAGEDPEMVEIKPGYRIGLILDKNEEVSKIILNNKDKYPDARIVEVEDADIEHTLVIKGYVEGEEDESIQIFKVSRSAVLVEDGTETLIAPYDRQFASKTLGQRTMAIFAGPMMNFVLAFIVFVLIALLQGIPTNEPALGKLTPDGAAYEAGLKEGDMVQSVDGAEISSWSDVVEIIRKNPSEELEFLVERNGQEHTILVTPKVQNVEGEKIGIIGVYSPMEKSPLKAITYGAKETYFWTKEIFVMLGKLVTGQFSIDALSGPVGIYVSTDTVAKSGIYYLMKWAGILSINLGIMNLLPIPALDGGRLMFFAVEAVRGKPIDRHKEGMVHFIGFALLMLLMLVVTWNDIQRFFL, from the coding sequence TTGAGTACAGTAATAGCCTTTATTGTTATTTTCGGGGCATTGGTATTTTTTCATGAACTCGGACATTTAATATTCGCAAAAAGAGCAGGAATACTCTGCCGGGAATTTGCCATTGGATTCGGGCCCAAGGTATTTTCCTTTAAAAAAGATGAAACAGTATATACGATTCGTCTTCTGCCCATTGGCGGGTTTGTCCGCATGGCCGGTGAAGATCCTGAAATGGTGGAAATCAAACCAGGCTACCGCATTGGCTTGATCCTTGATAAAAACGAGGAAGTAAGCAAAATTATATTGAACAACAAAGATAAGTATCCTGATGCAAGAATCGTTGAAGTTGAAGATGCTGATATTGAGCATACCCTTGTAATAAAAGGATATGTTGAGGGAGAAGAGGATGAGTCCATCCAAATTTTCAAAGTCAGCCGTTCAGCCGTACTGGTTGAGGATGGGACCGAAACGCTCATTGCTCCGTATGATCGTCAATTTGCATCAAAGACCTTGGGTCAGAGAACAATGGCGATTTTCGCGGGCCCAATGATGAATTTTGTTCTGGCTTTTATCGTTTTTGTTCTAATAGCCTTATTGCAGGGCATTCCAACAAATGAACCTGCCCTTGGCAAGCTGACTCCTGATGGTGCAGCTTATGAAGCTGGGCTAAAGGAAGGCGATATGGTTCAAAGTGTGGATGGAGCCGAAATTTCAAGCTGGTCAGATGTAGTGGAAATCATTAGAAAGAACCCAAGTGAAGAACTTGAATTTTTAGTGGAAAGAAACGGCCAGGAACATACTATATTGGTTACACCAAAGGTTCAGAATGTAGAAGGCGAAAAAATTGGAATTATTGGTGTTTATAGCCCGATGGAAAAATCTCCATTAAAGGCTATTACCTACGGAGCCAAGGAAACTTATTTCTGGACAAAAGAAATTTTTGTTATGCTGGGCAAGCTTGTCACTGGTCAGTTTTCAATTGATGCATTATCAGGCCCGGTAGGCATTTATGTTTCGACAGATACTGTAGCCAAATCCGGCATCTACTACCTGATGAAATGGGCAGGAATTCTAAGCATAAATCTGGGAATTATGAACTTGCTTCCAATACCTGCTCTTGATGGCGGCAGATTAATGTTTTTTGCAGTTGAGGCTGTACGAGGGAAGCCGATTGACCGCCACAAAGAGGGAATGGTCCATTTTATAGGATTTGCCCTTTTAATGCTATTAATGCTGGTGGTTACTTGGAACGATATTCAGAGATTTTTCCTGTAA
- a CDS encoding PolC-type DNA polymerase III yields the protein MSEPSRFQLLLQQMQLTEDAFVQHFHDAQIERVIVERQSRKWHFYFAFPKILPCSVYSRFTDQLEKTFSHIAEISYSISVRNQDFTEQLVLEYWHNCIKEMDGMAPPLLKLLNEQVPSVQGNKLIIKVRNELEGLSIKKKYAGTISDVFQVFGFPALTVDTEISADGSNEEYEKFMEAKRKEDQERGIQAAIEMQKKEAEAESADHTAPKGPLTIGLTIKDDADYRKLIDIVDEERRVAIEGYVFAAETRELRSGRTLLTFKITDYTSSILVKMFSRDKEDAALYQHIQKGMWLKVRGSIQNDTFVRDLVMIGNDINEIKPIQRQDTSPAEEKRVELHLHTPMSQMDAVSSVSALVSQAKKWGHKAVAITDHAVAQSFPEAYGAGKKNDIKILYGIEANLVDDGVPIAYNDAHRKLTEDTYVVFDVETTGLSAVYDTIIELAAVKIHDGEIIDRFESFANPHHPLSATTINLTGITDDLVENAPEVEEVLKKFHEWTGDAVLVAHNASFDMGFLNVGYKKIGIGKAPNPVIDTLELARFLYPDMKNHRLNTLAKKFDVELTQHHRAIYDAEATGYLLLKMLKGAEEKGIEYHDQFNDNMGQGNAYQRARPAHCTLLAQTETGLKNIFKLVSISHMEYFYRVPRIPRSVLQKHREGILVGSGCDKGEVFEGMMQKSPDEVEDTAQFYDYLEVHPKAVYAHLLELELVRDEKALEEIISNIVKLGDKLGLPVVATGNVHYLNPNDKIYRKILVNSQGGANPLNRHQLPDVHFRTTNEMLDAFSFLGKDKAKEIVVENTNKIADMIEEIKPIKDDLYTPKIEGADEEMRSMSYGMARRIYGDPLPEIVEARLEKELKSIIGHGFAVIYLISHKLVKKSLDDGYLVGSRGSVGSSFVATMTEITEVNPLPPHYVCPECKTSEFFNDGSVGSGFDLPDKDCPSCGAKYKKDGHDIPFETFLGFKGDKVPDIDLNFSGEYQPRAHNYTKVLFGEDYVYRAGTIGTVADKTAYGYVKAYQNDNNLQIRGAEIDRLASGCTGVKRTTGQHPGGIIVVPDYMDIYDFSPIQFPADDRTSEWKTTHFDFHSIHDNLLKLDILGHDDPTVIRMLQDLSGIDPKTIPTDDPEVMKIFSGPESLGVTEEQIMCKTGTLGIPEFGTRFVRQMLEDTKPTTFSELVQISGLSHGTDVWLGNAQELIHNNICNLSEVIGCRDDIMVYLIYQGLEPAFAFKIMESVRKGKGLSDEMEEEMRKNEVPEWYIDSCKKIKYMFPKAHAAAYVLMAVRIAYFKVHHPLLYYAAYFTVRAEDFDVDAMVKGSQAIRARIEEINAKGLDASTKEKNLLTVMELALEMNERGFNFQKVDLYRSSASEFIIDGDSLIPPFNSIPGLGTNAAFNIVKARGEGEFLSKEDLQQRGKVSKTIIEYLDNHGCLESLPEQNQLSLF from the coding sequence ATGAGCGAACCTTCTAGATTTCAGCTCTTGCTCCAGCAGATGCAGCTAACTGAAGATGCCTTTGTGCAGCACTTTCATGATGCCCAAATCGAAAGGGTCATAGTCGAAAGACAGTCACGGAAATGGCATTTTTATTTTGCCTTTCCAAAGATATTGCCTTGCAGTGTATACAGCCGTTTTACAGATCAGCTGGAAAAAACATTTTCCCATATCGCAGAAATTTCATATAGCATCTCCGTCAGAAATCAGGATTTTACTGAACAGCTTGTACTTGAATACTGGCATAACTGCATTAAAGAAATGGATGGCATGGCGCCGCCGCTATTAAAGCTTCTGAATGAGCAGGTTCCTTCTGTACAGGGCAACAAACTTATCATTAAAGTCCGTAATGAATTGGAAGGATTGTCTATCAAGAAAAAGTATGCCGGCACTATTTCAGATGTGTTTCAAGTTTTTGGCTTTCCGGCCTTAACAGTTGATACAGAGATTTCTGCAGATGGTTCCAATGAAGAATATGAAAAATTCATGGAAGCCAAACGCAAAGAAGACCAGGAGCGTGGTATCCAGGCAGCAATCGAGATGCAGAAGAAAGAAGCGGAAGCTGAATCTGCAGATCACACAGCACCCAAGGGGCCTCTTACGATTGGTCTTACCATTAAAGATGATGCAGATTACCGCAAATTGATTGATATAGTAGATGAAGAACGCCGGGTAGCCATTGAAGGCTACGTGTTTGCTGCTGAGACAAGAGAGCTCCGCAGCGGCCGGACACTCTTAACTTTTAAAATTACGGATTATACCAGTTCCATTCTAGTAAAAATGTTTTCCCGGGATAAAGAGGATGCCGCTTTATACCAGCATATTCAAAAAGGGATGTGGCTAAAGGTCCGCGGAAGCATTCAAAATGATACATTTGTCCGTGATCTGGTAATGATCGGGAACGATATCAATGAGATTAAACCTATTCAAAGGCAGGATACATCGCCTGCTGAAGAAAAAAGGGTTGAACTTCATCTTCATACACCGATGAGCCAAATGGATGCTGTTTCATCTGTCAGTGCACTGGTTTCCCAGGCGAAGAAATGGGGCCATAAAGCAGTAGCCATTACAGACCATGCTGTTGCTCAGTCATTCCCTGAAGCCTATGGTGCCGGGAAAAAGAATGATATTAAGATCCTGTATGGAATTGAAGCAAATCTTGTGGATGATGGTGTGCCGATTGCTTATAACGATGCTCATCGCAAGCTTACTGAAGATACGTATGTTGTATTTGATGTTGAGACAACAGGTCTATCAGCTGTTTATGATACGATTATTGAACTTGCTGCAGTTAAGATTCATGATGGTGAAATCATTGATCGGTTTGAATCCTTTGCAAACCCTCATCACCCTTTATCCGCAACAACCATTAATTTGACTGGAATAACAGATGATCTTGTGGAGAATGCACCGGAAGTGGAAGAAGTCCTGAAGAAGTTCCATGAATGGACAGGAGATGCTGTTTTAGTAGCACATAATGCTTCATTCGACATGGGGTTCCTGAATGTCGGCTATAAAAAAATCGGTATTGGCAAGGCGCCAAATCCTGTAATAGATACTCTTGAACTTGCACGCTTTTTATATCCCGACATGAAAAATCATCGACTGAATACCCTTGCCAAAAAATTCGATGTTGAACTCACCCAGCATCACCGTGCTATCTATGATGCGGAGGCAACAGGCTATCTGCTACTTAAGATGTTAAAGGGTGCAGAAGAAAAAGGAATCGAATATCATGATCAATTCAATGATAATATGGGGCAGGGAAATGCTTATCAGCGTGCAAGGCCGGCCCATTGCACCCTGCTTGCACAAACAGAAACAGGTCTGAAGAACATCTTTAAACTCGTATCGATCTCGCATATGGAATACTTTTACAGAGTGCCTCGCATTCCCAGGTCAGTCCTTCAAAAGCATCGTGAGGGAATACTGGTTGGTTCCGGATGCGATAAAGGGGAAGTTTTTGAAGGCATGATGCAGAAATCCCCTGATGAAGTCGAAGATACAGCACAATTCTATGATTATCTTGAAGTGCATCCAAAGGCCGTTTATGCACACCTTTTAGAGCTTGAACTTGTAAGAGATGAAAAAGCGCTGGAAGAAATCATCAGTAATATTGTAAAACTGGGAGACAAGCTTGGTCTGCCGGTAGTTGCAACAGGAAATGTTCATTACCTGAATCCAAATGATAAAATCTACCGGAAAATCCTTGTTAATTCACAGGGAGGAGCGAATCCGCTGAATCGCCATCAGCTACCGGATGTTCATTTCAGGACTACCAATGAAATGCTTGACGCTTTTTCATTTCTCGGCAAAGACAAAGCGAAGGAAATTGTGGTAGAGAATACGAACAAAATAGCAGATATGATTGAAGAAATAAAGCCGATTAAAGATGATTTGTATACTCCAAAAATTGAAGGCGCAGATGAAGAGATGCGCAGCATGAGTTACGGAATGGCAAGAAGAATCTATGGTGATCCGCTTCCTGAGATTGTTGAGGCGCGCCTTGAAAAAGAACTTAAGAGTATTATCGGACATGGTTTCGCGGTTATCTATCTGATCTCTCATAAACTTGTAAAAAAATCACTGGATGATGGCTATCTGGTTGGTTCCCGTGGATCTGTGGGATCCTCCTTTGTTGCGACTATGACCGAAATAACGGAGGTAAATCCGCTGCCGCCTCATTACGTTTGCCCGGAATGCAAAACATCCGAGTTTTTCAATGACGGGTCAGTGGGCTCCGGCTTCGACCTGCCTGATAAAGATTGCCCGAGCTGTGGAGCTAAATATAAAAAGGATGGACATGATATTCCGTTTGAAACGTTCCTTGGTTTCAAGGGAGATAAGGTTCCCGACATTGACTTGAACTTCTCTGGGGAATACCAGCCAAGAGCCCATAACTATACAAAGGTGCTATTCGGCGAGGATTATGTATATCGTGCGGGAACAATCGGTACTGTTGCCGATAAGACAGCTTATGGTTACGTCAAAGCATACCAGAACGATAATAATCTGCAAATAAGGGGTGCGGAAATTGACAGGCTCGCTTCCGGCTGTACAGGGGTGAAGCGGACAACCGGACAGCATCCGGGCGGTATCATTGTTGTGCCGGATTACATGGATATTTACGACTTTTCGCCAATTCAGTTCCCTGCAGACGACCGGACATCTGAATGGAAAACAACCCATTTCGACTTCCATTCCATTCATGATAATCTATTAAAACTTGATATACTGGGTCATGATGATCCGACTGTTATTAGGATGCTTCAGGACCTGAGCGGAATTGATCCAAAAACCATTCCCACAGATGACCCTGAAGTAATGAAGATTTTCAGCGGGCCGGAATCACTTGGTGTGACTGAAGAGCAAATCATGTGTAAAACCGGAACACTCGGCATACCCGAATTTGGTACGCGCTTTGTCCGCCAGATGCTCGAAGATACGAAGCCGACCACTTTTTCAGAGCTTGTGCAGATTTCAGGTCTTTCTCATGGTACTGATGTTTGGCTCGGAAATGCCCAGGAATTAATCCATAATAATATTTGTAACCTAAGTGAAGTTATCGGCTGCCGTGATGATATAATGGTTTATTTAATCTATCAGGGCCTGGAGCCTGCTTTTGCTTTCAAAATCATGGAATCGGTCCGTAAGGGTAAAGGCCTGAGCGATGAGATGGAAGAGGAAATGAGAAAGAATGAAGTGCCTGAATGGTATATTGATTCCTGTAAAAAGATTAAATACATGTTCCCAAAAGCCCATGCAGCTGCTTACGTATTAATGGCTGTCCGGATTGCGTACTTTAAAGTGCACCATCCGCTTCTTTACTATGCAGCATATTTTACTGTCCGTGCAGAGGACTTTGATGTGGATGCAATGGTAAAAGGATCCCAGGCGATCCGTGCACGCATTGAAGAAATCAATGCAAAGGGACTTGATGCTTCAACAAAAGAAAAGAACCTGCTAACTGTAATGGAACTGGCTCTGGAAATGAATGAAAGGGGCTTTAATTTCCAAAAGGTGGACTTATACCGCTCAAGCGCAAGTGAGTTTATCATTGATGGAGATTCTTTGATACCGCCGTTTAATTCCATTCCGGGCTTGGGTACAAATGCAGCATTTAATATAGTAAAAGCAAGGGGAGAAGGGGAATTCCTCTCGAAGGAAGACCTGCAGCAGCGCGGAAAAGTGTCGAAGACGATTATCGAGTATCTCGATAACCACGGCTGCCTGGAATCCCTTCCGGAACAAAACCAGCTTTCTCTATTCTAA
- the dxr gene encoding 1-deoxy-D-xylulose-5-phosphate reductoisomerase: protein MKYISLMGATGSIGIQTLDIIKEHPEDFKLAAMSAGRNIDLARKIISDFQPELVSLSEKSSADILKSEFPGITFTYGHEGLIEVAVYKKSEILVNAVLGSVGLNPTLQAIEEKKTIAIANKETLVTAGHLVMEAAKRNGVPLLPVDSEHSAIFQSLQGEKEKNIERLILTASGGSFRDRSRKELENVTVQEALNHPNWSMGAKITIDSATMMNKGLEVIEAHWLFSMDYNKIDVLLHKESIIHSMVEYHDSSVIAQLGTPDMRVPIQYALTYPDRLPLQTAKRLNLAEIGKLHFAEMDFNRFRCLKFAYEAGKAGGSMPAVLNAANEAAVAAFLDGKITFLQIEDFIERALGSHDIISNPNLTEIQETDLETRRFVSSLL, encoded by the coding sequence TATATCAGTTTGATGGGGGCAACAGGGTCTATTGGAATACAGACCCTCGACATTATTAAGGAGCACCCCGAGGATTTTAAGCTGGCAGCCATGTCTGCCGGCAGGAATATAGATCTTGCCAGGAAGATTATATCTGACTTTCAGCCAGAACTTGTCTCACTATCAGAAAAAAGTTCCGCAGATATTCTTAAATCGGAGTTTCCCGGCATAACATTTACATATGGACATGAAGGTTTGATAGAAGTTGCCGTTTACAAAAAATCAGAAATACTGGTTAATGCAGTATTAGGCAGTGTAGGCCTTAATCCTACCCTGCAGGCGATTGAGGAAAAGAAGACAATCGCCATCGCGAATAAGGAAACCCTTGTAACTGCCGGCCATCTGGTCATGGAAGCAGCAAAGCGGAATGGTGTACCCCTCCTTCCTGTAGACAGTGAACACTCTGCTATTTTTCAATCTCTGCAGGGGGAAAAAGAAAAAAATATTGAAAGGCTTATTTTAACAGCTTCTGGAGGCAGCTTCAGGGACCGCTCCCGCAAGGAACTGGAAAATGTGACTGTCCAAGAAGCGCTTAATCATCCAAATTGGTCAATGGGAGCAAAAATAACTATTGATTCTGCCACTATGATGAATAAGGGACTTGAAGTTATTGAAGCACATTGGCTTTTCTCCATGGACTACAATAAAATAGATGTTCTTCTTCATAAAGAAAGCATTATCCATTCTATGGTGGAATATCATGACAGCAGTGTAATCGCACAGCTTGGCACACCGGATATGAGAGTACCTATACAGTATGCTTTAACATATCCTGACAGGCTCCCGCTGCAAACAGCAAAACGGCTGAATCTTGCTGAAATCGGCAAGCTCCATTTTGCAGAAATGGACTTTAATCGTTTTCGCTGTCTGAAATTTGCCTATGAAGCCGGAAAAGCTGGCGGATCAATGCCAGCCGTATTGAATGCTGCGAATGAAGCTGCTGTTGCTGCATTCCTGGATGGAAAGATTACCTTCCTGCAAATAGAAGATTTCATCGAAAGAGCACTGGGCAGCCATGACATCATCTCAAATCCAAATCTGACTGAAATTCAGGAAACCGATTTGGAAACGAGGAGATTTGTAAGCTCGCTTCTATAA